The genome window ACGCCGTCGCCGAGGGCCTCATCGCCCGTTCCGGTGCCGCCACCGGTGACTCGAAGCCGGGCGAGAAGGCCGCCGGCGAGCCGCTCGCCGAGTGGGAGCGCGACCTGCTCGAGGGCGACAAGAAGGCCGACACCGAGGTGCAGACCTCCGCCGAGACCGAGAAGGTCGCGGACGCCGAGGCCGCCGAGGCCCCCGCCGCCGAGACTGCTGCCGAGGCCCCCGCCGCCGAGACTGCTGCCGAGGCCCCCGCCGCCGAGGCTCCGGCCGCGGACGCCGAGCAGGCCTGACACCCGTCACGGCTGATGACGGCGGGGGCCGGTGCCACAAGCACCGCCCCCGCCGTTCACCCGTAGATCTTTCAGACTTCGAGAGAGAAATACAGACTCATGGCGAACTACACCGCCGCTGACGTCAAGAAGCTCCGCGAGCTGACCGGCGCCGGCATGATGGACTGCAAGAAGGCGCTCGACGAGGCCGACGGCAACGTCGACAAGGCCGTCGAGGCGCTCCGTATCAAGGGTCAGAAGGGCGTCGCCAAGCGCGAGGGCCGTTCTGCCGAGAACGGTGCCGTCGTCTCCCTCATCTCCGAGGACAAGACCTCCGGCGTTCTGCTCGAGCTGAAGTGCGAGACGGACTTCGTCGCCAAGGGTGACAAGTTCCAGACCGTCGCCAACACGCTCGCCGCCCACGTCGCCGCGACCTCCCCGGCCGACCTGGCCGCGCTGCTCGCCTCCGAGATCGAGGCCGGCAAGACCGTCCAGGCGTACGTCGACGAGGCCAACGCCAACCTCGGCGAGAAGATCGTCCTGGACCGCTTCGCGCAGTTCACCGGCGGTTACGTGGCTGCGTACATGCACCGCACGATGCCCGACCTTCCGCCGCAGGTCGGTGTCCTGGTCGAGCTCGACAAGGAGAACGCCGAGGTCGCCAAGGACGTCGCGCAGCACATCGCCGCCTTCGCCCCGAAGTACCTCAACCGCGACGAGGTCCCGGCCGAGACGGTCGAGAACGAGCGTCGTGTCGCCGAGGCCACCTCTCGTGAGGAGGGCAAGCCCGAGGCCGCCCTTCCGAAGATCGTCGAGGGTCGCGTCAACGGCTTCTTCAAGG of Streptomyces sp. NBC_01363 contains these proteins:
- the tsf gene encoding translation elongation factor Ts, which encodes MANYTAADVKKLRELTGAGMMDCKKALDEADGNVDKAVEALRIKGQKGVAKREGRSAENGAVVSLISEDKTSGVLLELKCETDFVAKGDKFQTVANTLAAHVAATSPADLAALLASEIEAGKTVQAYVDEANANLGEKIVLDRFAQFTGGYVAAYMHRTMPDLPPQVGVLVELDKENAEVAKDVAQHIAAFAPKYLNRDEVPAETVENERRVAEATSREEGKPEAALPKIVEGRVNGFFKDVVVLEQAFAKDSKKSVQKVLDEAGVTLKRFSRIKVGI